One Dethiosulfovibrio faecalis DNA window includes the following coding sequences:
- the kdsB gene encoding 3-deoxy-manno-octulosonate cytidylyltransferase: protein MEVKDLIETLAVIPARYGSTRLPAKPLMEIGGVPLVIRVLRNALRCRGVDRTLVATDDDRIASVVEDWGGEAMMTPKDLPSGGDRVAYVAERIESRYVLNIQGDDPLVGPEMVDPLMEALKGDPSVPLAVLAKRIERPDEVDSPDIVKMVFDGRGNALYFSRSPIPYRRVGEAVCYKHIGPYAYRRDFLLRFSSWDQTELERSESLEMLRVLERGYPIRCVETYRDTIEIDTMEDVKSLERYLREVEDE, encoded by the coding sequence ATGGAGGTGAAAGACTTGATCGAGACCCTGGCGGTGATACCGGCTCGGTACGGCAGCACGAGGCTTCCGGCCAAGCCCCTGATGGAGATAGGAGGGGTCCCCTTGGTGATCAGGGTGCTTCGCAACGCCCTGAGGTGCCGTGGCGTGGACAGGACCCTGGTGGCCACCGACGACGATAGGATCGCCTCGGTCGTCGAGGACTGGGGCGGAGAGGCCATGATGACCCCGAAGGACCTCCCCTCGGGAGGGGATCGGGTGGCCTACGTGGCGGAGCGAATAGAGTCCAGATACGTGCTGAACATCCAGGGAGACGATCCCCTGGTCGGGCCGGAGATGGTGGACCCTCTGATGGAAGCCCTCAAGGGAGATCCCTCGGTGCCCCTCGCCGTGCTGGCCAAGAGGATAGAACGGCCCGATGAGGTCGACTCGCCCGACATAGTGAAGATGGTCTTCGACGGAAGGGGAAACGCCCTATATTTTAGCCGTTCTCCCATACCGTACCGTAGAGTCGGAGAGGCCGTCTGCTACAAGCACATAGGGCCCTACGCATATAGGAGAGATTTTCTGCTGCGTTTTTCCAGCTGGGATCAGACCGAGCTGGAGCGCTCCGAGAGCCTGGAGATGCTTCGGGTCCTCGAGAGGGGATACCCCATCAGGTGCGTGGAGACCTACAGGGACACCATAGAGATAGACACCATGGAGGACGTAAAGTCCTTAGAGAGATATCTTCGGGAGGTAGAGGACGAATGA
- a CDS encoding efflux RND transporter periplasmic adaptor subunit: MNKKILWVCAVLFLALGSWFLWSHVVMASEKSSDKALAKASGPRPVALETVGVGAIRSNRRYPGVVEADQEAFLAFRVAGPLTKVDVQLGDLVKKGQRLAQVDSRDFRDEIEVLKAQLEGARATLENAQTDYDRSKSLLKEKVIAQAEYDGAKKAVTTARSSVRNISAQLDIAGHRLQDTELKAPFDGIVSERKVENHEMVSAGQVVMGLLDISTLKVTANVPEGALVRGSLSEGTKAELSFPSIPDLKLIGTLEEWSSSPDPATRTYSVSFVFPAPEGVRVLPGMTAEVLWNGEEGSSEVVTVPLGAVVSRGDGGSSVWVYDPDEKVVRSRSVSLGKVGGDDRLPVIDGLRPGESIVVAGVDFITEGMSVSPLER, translated from the coding sequence TTGAACAAGAAAATCCTATGGGTTTGTGCCGTCCTGTTCCTGGCACTGGGATCCTGGTTTCTGTGGAGCCACGTCGTTATGGCCTCGGAAAAAAGTTCGGATAAGGCGTTAGCTAAGGCCTCCGGCCCAAGGCCGGTGGCTCTTGAAACCGTTGGAGTCGGTGCTATCCGATCGAATCGTCGCTACCCCGGCGTGGTGGAGGCCGATCAGGAGGCCTTTCTTGCCTTCCGGGTAGCCGGTCCCCTGACCAAGGTGGACGTTCAGCTGGGAGACCTGGTGAAGAAGGGGCAGAGGCTCGCCCAGGTAGACTCCAGGGATTTCAGGGACGAGATAGAGGTGCTGAAGGCCCAGCTCGAGGGAGCCAGGGCGACCCTCGAAAACGCCCAGACCGATTACGACAGGTCCAAGTCGCTTCTTAAGGAAAAGGTCATAGCCCAGGCCGAATACGACGGGGCCAAGAAGGCCGTCACGACGGCCAGATCGTCGGTCAGGAACATCTCGGCCCAGCTGGACATAGCCGGACACAGGCTTCAGGACACGGAGCTGAAGGCCCCCTTCGACGGAATAGTGTCGGAGAGAAAGGTGGAAAACCACGAGATGGTCTCGGCGGGACAGGTGGTCATGGGGCTTCTGGACATATCTACCCTCAAGGTTACAGCCAACGTCCCCGAGGGGGCCCTGGTCCGAGGTTCCCTGTCGGAGGGGACTAAGGCGGAGCTGTCCTTCCCGTCCATACCGGATCTCAAGCTGATCGGGACCCTCGAGGAATGGAGCTCCTCTCCCGATCCGGCCACCAGGACCTACTCGGTGTCCTTTGTCTTTCCGGCGCCGGAGGGGGTCAGGGTGCTCCCGGGAATGACCGCCGAGGTCCTCTGGAACGGCGAGGAGGGCTCCTCCGAGGTCGTAACGGTGCCTCTGGGGGCGGTTGTATCCCGAGGAGACGGCGGATCGTCCGTCTGGGTCTACGATCCTGACGAAAAGGTGGTGCGATCCAGGTCGGTATCGCTAGGCAAGGTCGGAGGAGACGACAGGCTGCCGGTGATCGACGGTCTCAGACCCGGCGAGAGTATAGTGGTCGCCGGAGTGGATTTTATTACCGAGGGCATGTCCGTCAGCCCTCTTGAACGATGA
- a CDS encoding ABC transporter ATP-binding protein has translation MDQALVDVRDLRKSYVLGSQEVHALQGVSFKVDRGEFAAIMGPSGSGKSTMMNMLGCLDVPTSGSYVLDGRDVAEMKPDELAHVRRDSIGFVFQGFNLLSRTSALENVELPMVYAGVSPSERHRRAAESLDLVGLGDRMDHMPHQMSGGQQQRVAIARALVNRAPLILADEPTGNLDSANSEDIMRLFRTLNDKQGITVILITHEPDMAVFAKRVITFRDGRLVEDRRQES, from the coding sequence TTGGACCAGGCCCTGGTAGACGTCCGTGATCTGAGGAAAAGCTACGTCCTGGGAAGCCAGGAGGTCCACGCCCTTCAGGGGGTCAGCTTCAAGGTGGACCGGGGCGAGTTCGCCGCCATAATGGGGCCCTCCGGCTCGGGAAAGTCGACCATGATGAACATGCTGGGCTGTCTGGACGTGCCGACGTCCGGAAGCTACGTTCTGGACGGCAGGGACGTGGCGGAGATGAAGCCGGACGAGCTGGCCCACGTGAGGCGCGACTCCATAGGCTTCGTATTCCAGGGTTTCAACCTGCTCTCACGAACCAGCGCCCTGGAGAACGTGGAGCTGCCCATGGTCTACGCCGGGGTGTCCCCCTCGGAACGCCACAGGAGGGCCGCCGAGTCGCTGGACCTGGTGGGATTGGGAGACAGGATGGATCACATGCCGCACCAGATGTCCGGAGGACAGCAGCAGAGGGTGGCCATAGCCAGGGCCCTGGTCAACCGGGCTCCTCTGATACTGGCCGACGAGCCCACGGGGAACCTGGACAGCGCCAACAGCGAGGACATAATGAGGCTTTTCAGGACCCTCAACGACAAGCAGGGTATCACGGTGATACTGATAACCCACGAGCCGGACATGGCGGTGTTCGCCAAGAGGGTGATAACCTTCAGGGACGGCAGACTCGTCGAGGACAGGAGGCAGGAATCGTGA
- a CDS encoding TetR/AcrR family transcriptional regulator, with protein sequence MAGYSSGDRTRENLVNAAGELAAELGFSRVTTREVAKRAGENVGSIHYHFGSKEKLFEAVVYKAIDPQLKNPLSDVLAPYMDRLDDRTVQAEAVVSAIHWFMGKLFDEDRPRWCCRVVYQLLQSPGHLRDLVFSVAMMPGVEVFRGLLRRIDGTMSLEDSACEMLIICAPIFFHADYRDIITCELGMDRYNPEYLEGLERRIVSRALFGLGLHDLEEEYSICRKRGGE encoded by the coding sequence ATGGCAGGATATTCCAGCGGAGACAGGACCAGGGAAAACCTCGTGAACGCCGCGGGAGAGCTCGCGGCGGAACTGGGTTTCTCCAGGGTGACCACCAGGGAGGTGGCCAAAAGGGCCGGAGAGAACGTCGGCAGCATCCACTATCACTTCGGCAGCAAGGAAAAGCTCTTCGAGGCGGTGGTCTACAAGGCTATAGATCCTCAGCTGAAAAACCCCCTTTCCGATGTTCTCGCTCCCTATATGGATCGCCTGGACGATCGAACGGTGCAGGCCGAGGCTGTGGTGTCGGCGATCCATTGGTTTATGGGAAAGCTTTTCGACGAAGACCGACCGCGCTGGTGCTGTCGTGTCGTATATCAGTTGCTTCAGAGCCCCGGGCATCTCAGGGATCTCGTCTTTTCTGTTGCCATGATGCCCGGCGTCGAGGTTTTCAGAGGATTGCTTCGTCGCATAGACGGAACGATGAGCCTGGAGGACTCGGCCTGCGAGATGTTGATAATATGCGCGCCCATATTCTTCCACGCCGACTACAGGGACATAATCACCTGCGAGCTCGGTATGGATCGATATAACCCCGAGTATCTGGAAGGGCTCGAAAGACGGATCGTAAGCAGGGCGCTTTTCGGGCTGGGACTTCACGATTTGGAAGAAGAGTATTCGATATGCAGGAAAAGAGGAGGAGAGTAG
- a CDS encoding TolC family protein: MIDRVTVRLIAAVATVAIAAGAASAETRILTLEDCLKMASTHPDLISAEGDLDAARARVSGSASGWRTTISGSDQYSRSEGDDGGHSGSVGLTQRIFDSGQTRLSVQASREGMMSTEADGISTLQGLRYSIVEAYCDLLDSLEARSIAEEIVEQDVKHLEIAKGFYDVGEKALIDVTQARVNLSKAQLDLVKARHAAELARQQLNHSMGRPDMEPYEIADLAPERRPVETLVEAISTAMAEHPDLKSYGHSVAKAKSSLKLAARGLSPTISATGGFSWNGDAPFEDGEWSVSVKGTVPISDGGQTTADTDEARGNLKSAEAKAESERQKVELAVRKAWLALDEADQSVTVAKETVEQAEANLKLANGRYEVGEGSPTEVADAVTTYGEARLSLSQARYDRETALAALKQAMGRM; the protein is encoded by the coding sequence ATGATCGATAGAGTGACCGTTCGCCTGATCGCCGCTGTGGCGACGGTGGCGATAGCGGCGGGGGCCGCATCGGCGGAGACCAGGATACTTACGCTGGAGGACTGTCTAAAGATGGCCTCCACCCACCCGGACCTGATATCCGCGGAGGGCGACCTGGACGCGGCCAGGGCCAGGGTGTCCGGCTCTGCCTCCGGCTGGAGAACCACCATATCGGGTTCGGACCAGTACAGCCGCTCCGAGGGAGACGACGGAGGCCACTCCGGCTCGGTGGGACTGACCCAGCGTATATTCGACTCGGGCCAGACCAGGCTCTCGGTACAGGCCAGCCGGGAGGGGATGATGTCCACCGAGGCGGACGGAATCTCCACCCTTCAGGGGCTCAGATATTCCATAGTCGAGGCCTACTGCGACCTGCTGGACTCTCTGGAGGCCCGGTCGATAGCCGAGGAGATAGTCGAACAGGACGTCAAGCATCTGGAGATAGCCAAGGGCTTCTACGACGTGGGGGAGAAGGCCCTGATAGACGTCACCCAGGCCAGGGTCAACCTGAGCAAGGCCCAGCTCGACCTGGTGAAGGCCAGGCACGCCGCGGAGCTGGCGAGGCAGCAGCTGAACCACTCCATGGGCCGTCCGGACATGGAGCCCTACGAGATAGCGGACCTGGCGCCGGAACGCCGTCCGGTGGAGACCCTCGTCGAGGCCATATCGACGGCCATGGCGGAACATCCGGACCTAAAGTCCTACGGCCACTCGGTGGCCAAGGCCAAGAGCTCTCTGAAGCTGGCGGCCAGAGGCCTGTCCCCCACGATAAGCGCGACCGGAGGCTTTTCCTGGAACGGAGACGCCCCCTTCGAGGACGGGGAATGGTCCGTAAGCGTCAAGGGAACCGTTCCCATATCGGACGGAGGCCAGACTACGGCGGACACCGACGAGGCCAGAGGAAACCTCAAGTCCGCCGAGGCGAAGGCCGAGTCGGAGCGTCAGAAGGTGGAGCTGGCTGTGAGAAAGGCCTGGCTGGCGCTGGACGAGGCGGATCAGAGCGTGACGGTGGCAAAAGAGACTGTGGAACAGGCGGAGGCGAACCTTAAACTGGCCAACGGACGGTACGAGGTGGGAGAGGGAAGCCCCACCGAGGTGGCCGACGCAGTGACGACCTACGGAGAGGCGAGACTCTCCCTCTCCCAGGCCAGATACGACAGGGAGACAGCTCTGGCCGCTCTGAAACAGGCCATGGGAAGGATGTAG
- a CDS encoding efflux RND transporter periplasmic adaptor subunit encodes MKKLFALVLIAAIGAGIWWYRGDGEKQRISYRTESLRRGDMVKTVSATGTLEAINTVLVGSQVSGNLSEVLVDYNDEVTKGQLLARIDPTLFQANVDKAEAALLTAQADLAEGRASLAHANRALARKKELVGRNLIAKVDLDDAELSVATARASLRALEGKVAQAKASLSSAKTDLAHTEIVSPINGVVTAKEVDEGQTVAASLSAPELFTIAEDLRRMRVEADIDEADIGSIKEGQDVSFTVDAYPSRTFSGKVDRIRLAPTETDNVVTYTVEIGVSNDDLSLYPGMTAEVAVVTDRREDVLMAPSAALRVDIPTQEGEPHGGSLNGSGVLFTLSGDSPVPVPVKTGLAENRWVQVSGEVSEETRVVVEVLSDGSSEEKGGGLFGPGPGRRP; translated from the coding sequence ATGAAAAAACTATTTGCACTGGTTCTGATCGCGGCGATCGGAGCGGGGATCTGGTGGTATAGGGGCGACGGAGAGAAGCAGAGGATTTCCTACAGGACCGAGTCGCTTCGAAGGGGCGACATGGTGAAGACGGTGTCCGCCACAGGGACGCTGGAGGCGATAAACACCGTTCTGGTCGGAAGCCAGGTGTCGGGCAACCTCTCGGAGGTGCTGGTGGACTACAACGACGAGGTGACTAAGGGACAGCTTCTGGCCAGGATAGACCCCACTCTGTTTCAGGCGAACGTGGACAAGGCCGAAGCGGCCCTTCTGACCGCCCAGGCCGACCTGGCCGAGGGCAGGGCATCTCTGGCACACGCAAACAGGGCCCTGGCTAGAAAGAAAGAGCTGGTGGGGCGGAATCTTATAGCCAAGGTGGACCTGGACGACGCGGAGCTCTCGGTTGCTACGGCCAGGGCCAGCCTTAGGGCTCTGGAGGGCAAGGTGGCCCAGGCCAAAGCGTCCCTCAGCAGCGCAAAGACCGATCTGGCCCACACGGAGATAGTGTCCCCCATAAACGGGGTGGTGACGGCCAAGGAGGTGGACGAGGGACAGACGGTGGCGGCCAGCCTGTCAGCCCCGGAGCTCTTCACCATAGCGGAGGACCTGAGACGGATGAGGGTCGAGGCCGACATAGACGAGGCCGATATAGGTTCCATAAAGGAAGGTCAGGACGTGTCCTTCACCGTTGACGCCTACCCCAGCCGGACCTTCTCCGGCAAGGTGGACAGGATAAGGCTGGCTCCTACGGAGACGGACAACGTGGTGACCTACACGGTGGAGATAGGGGTCTCCAACGACGACCTGTCCCTCTATCCCGGCATGACGGCGGAGGTGGCGGTCGTGACGGACCGTCGAGAGGACGTGCTCATGGCCCCGTCCGCCGCCCTCAGGGTGGACATACCCACACAGGAAGGAGAGCCCCACGGCGGATCCCTCAACGGCAGCGGCGTACTATTCACACTGTCCGGCGACAGTCCCGTTCCCGTACCGGTGAAGACCGGTCTGGCCGAGAACAGATGGGTTCAGGTTTCCGGAGAGGTGTCCGAGGAGACCCGGGTGGTGGTCGAGGTTCTGTCCGACGGATCGTCGGAGGAGAAGGGGGGCGGACTCTTTGGACCAGGCCCTGGTAGACGTCCGTGA
- a CDS encoding iron-containing alcohol dehydrogenase, producing the protein MNFDMFMAGRISFGAGVSATVGEKAKALGASKVMLVTDETMVSIGTAERITSHLEEAGLPVEVFSQVEPEPSVETVDLAADRLKATGCDLVVGLGGGSSMDVAKAVSVLATNEGSAGAYQGLGLVESPGIPKITIPTTAGTGSEVTFTAVLIRKSDGVKGGINSDYLYPDCSLLDPELTLSMPKKITAETGMDALAHALEAYTSRQASPFSDMMAEAAIARIGRYLRVAALRGNDIEARGEMMLAALFGGVALANAGVTACHSMAYPLGALYGVGHGLSNALLLPYVVRFNAMAAPEKFARAAELLGGPNYSEGLFDRAVECADRLDELVHDLDLPTSLRELEVGIAPENFEDMAKRAMAVARPMENNPRDVSLEQVISIYEEAF; encoded by the coding sequence ATGAATTTCGATATGTTCATGGCTGGAAGGATCTCCTTCGGTGCCGGAGTGTCGGCTACGGTAGGGGAAAAGGCGAAGGCCCTGGGGGCATCCAAGGTCATGTTGGTGACCGACGAGACAATGGTCTCCATAGGAACGGCTGAACGTATAACCTCCCATCTGGAGGAGGCGGGCCTTCCCGTGGAGGTCTTCTCCCAGGTGGAGCCGGAGCCGTCGGTGGAGACGGTAGACCTGGCGGCGGACCGGCTCAAGGCCACAGGATGCGACCTCGTGGTGGGGCTGGGAGGAGGAAGCTCCATGGACGTTGCCAAGGCGGTCAGCGTCCTGGCAACCAACGAGGGTTCCGCCGGGGCCTATCAGGGACTGGGTCTCGTCGAGAGCCCCGGCATCCCGAAGATAACCATACCGACGACCGCCGGTACCGGTTCGGAGGTCACCTTTACCGCCGTGTTGATCCGCAAGAGCGACGGAGTCAAGGGCGGAATAAACTCGGACTACCTATATCCGGACTGTAGCCTGTTGGACCCGGAGCTCACCCTATCCATGCCCAAAAAGATTACAGCCGAGACCGGCATGGACGCCCTGGCCCACGCCCTGGAGGCCTACACCAGCCGCCAGGCCTCTCCCTTCAGCGACATGATGGCCGAGGCCGCAATAGCCAGGATCGGCAGATACCTCAGGGTCGCAGCCTTGAGAGGGAACGATATCGAGGCCAGAGGCGAGATGATGCTTGCCGCCCTCTTCGGAGGAGTAGCCCTGGCCAACGCCGGGGTCACCGCCTGTCACTCCATGGCCTACCCCTTGGGAGCCCTCTACGGCGTGGGGCACGGCCTCTCCAACGCCCTGCTCCTTCCCTACGTCGTCCGGTTCAACGCCATGGCGGCGCCGGAGAAATTCGCCAGGGCCGCGGAGCTCCTGGGCGGCCCTAACTACTCGGAGGGGCTCTTCGACAGGGCCGTCGAGTGTGCCGACCGGCTGGACGAGCTGGTCCACGATCTGGATCTGCCGACGAGTCTGAGAGAGCTGGAGGTCGGCATAGCCCCGGAGAACTTCGAGGACATGGCGAAAAGGGCCATGGCCGTCGCCAGACCTATGGAGAACAACCCCAGGGACGTATCTCTGGAGCAAGTCATATCTATTTACGAGGAGGCCTTTTAA
- a CDS encoding ABC transporter permease, translating into MISPIQTAHIATKALWANKMRSALTVLGIVIGVVAVIIMFAVGTGAREEISAKMNSLGSNMLFIRPDVFRTGGVRSGSVQTLNVKDAEAIGIECPSVTAVAPVVNFSAQVVQGNTNWSTRITGTTGPFLTVKDWEIEDGRNFTSTEERGAAKVCLLGETVADELFGSEDPIGASVRIGKVPFKVIGLLKSKGESMMGDEDDIVLVPFTTARKRLSPSRTPGRVGSIFVKSSSPERLNAAQKEIEALLRQRHRIKEGAEDDFRVQNVTQMVEATKSATGVMTMLLTAVASVSLLVGGIGIMNIMLVSVTERTREIGIRMAVGATATDIRIQFMTEALLLSLIGGLVGVALGWGGAFSITRFTGWNTSVPVFAVVLAVGVSAATGMFFGYYPAAKAARLNPIDALRHE; encoded by the coding sequence GTGATATCCCCCATCCAGACCGCCCATATAGCCACCAAGGCCCTGTGGGCAAACAAGATGAGGTCGGCCCTGACCGTGCTGGGCATAGTGATAGGCGTGGTGGCGGTGATAATAATGTTCGCCGTAGGGACGGGAGCCAGGGAGGAGATATCGGCCAAGATGAACTCCCTGGGGAGCAACATGCTCTTCATACGCCCCGACGTGTTCCGTACCGGAGGGGTCCGGTCCGGTTCGGTGCAGACGCTTAACGTCAAGGACGCCGAGGCCATAGGGATCGAGTGCCCCTCCGTGACCGCCGTGGCCCCGGTGGTGAACTTCTCCGCCCAGGTGGTCCAGGGGAACACGAACTGGTCCACCAGAATAACCGGAACAACCGGCCCGTTCCTCACGGTCAAGGACTGGGAGATAGAGGACGGACGGAATTTCACCTCCACCGAGGAGAGAGGGGCCGCCAAGGTGTGCCTTCTCGGAGAGACCGTGGCGGATGAGCTCTTCGGCTCGGAGGACCCCATAGGGGCGTCGGTCCGGATAGGGAAGGTTCCCTTCAAGGTGATAGGTCTGCTGAAGAGCAAGGGAGAGTCCATGATGGGAGACGAGGACGACATAGTCCTGGTTCCCTTCACCACCGCCAGGAAGAGGCTGTCCCCTTCCAGGACCCCCGGTCGGGTGGGGTCGATATTCGTAAAGTCGTCCTCCCCCGAAAGGCTCAACGCCGCCCAGAAGGAGATAGAGGCCCTGCTCCGGCAGAGACACAGGATAAAGGAGGGAGCCGAGGACGATTTCAGGGTGCAGAACGTCACCCAGATGGTCGAGGCCACCAAGTCCGCCACGGGGGTCATGACCATGCTCCTCACTGCCGTGGCGTCGGTCTCTCTTCTGGTGGGAGGCATAGGGATAATGAACATAATGCTGGTCTCAGTCACCGAGAGGACCAGGGAGATAGGCATCCGCATGGCGGTAGGAGCCACCGCCACGGACATAAGGATCCAGTTCATGACGGAGGCGCTGCTCCTGTCTCTGATAGGCGGTCTGGTAGGGGTCGCCCTGGGCTGGGGAGGGGCATTCTCCATAACGAGATTCACCGGCTGGAACACGTCCGTGCCGGTCTTCGCGGTGGTGCTGGCCGTAGGGGTATCCGCCGCGACTGGGATGTTCTTCGGCTACTACCCGGCTGCCAAGGCGGCCAGGCTGAACCCGATAGACGCCCTCAGACACGAATAG
- a CDS encoding DegT/DnrJ/EryC1/StrS family aminotransferase, with product MPGFEFFDQREIDAVADVIGRKMVHRYSFNDCRDGIYRVEEFENAVAEMVGSRFCLAVSSGTAALYVGLKAMGIEPGDRIITSPFTFIATVEAMAECGAVPVFADVDESLNMDPRSVESLIDDRTKAVMPVHMFGSAADMDPIAKICSAHGLKLLEDSCQAMGATYKGRYVGTIGAWGSYSLDPYKLLTVGEGGLVVTDDEELYRTMEYSHDHGHVHDKSIDRGAERKSGLGMNFRMSEIQGAIGLVQVDKMLGAVKALRENKAKVLKSVGDVPGLVRRSFADQDGEIATQLVYILPDGESAKRFQAASAEAGVGCGILSGNTWHYARHWDSLRDWAERSRARGVDAPEYLPEDMAITEGILSRAVVYGIRVTASDESLETMAKAIKAGAAAAL from the coding sequence ATGCCCGGTTTCGAGTTTTTCGATCAGAGAGAGATAGACGCGGTAGCGGACGTCATCGGTAGAAAGATGGTCCATCGCTACTCCTTCAACGACTGCCGCGACGGCATATACAGGGTTGAGGAGTTCGAGAACGCCGTGGCCGAAATGGTCGGATCCCGCTTCTGCCTCGCGGTCAGCAGCGGAACAGCCGCCCTTTACGTCGGTCTCAAGGCCATGGGAATAGAGCCGGGAGACCGGATAATCACCTCTCCCTTCACCTTCATAGCCACGGTGGAGGCCATGGCCGAGTGCGGCGCCGTGCCTGTCTTCGCCGACGTGGACGAAAGCCTGAACATGGATCCCCGGTCTGTCGAGTCCCTCATAGACGACAGGACCAAGGCTGTGATGCCGGTCCACATGTTCGGTTCCGCGGCGGACATGGACCCAATAGCGAAAATATGTTCCGCCCACGGCCTGAAACTCCTGGAGGACTCGTGCCAGGCCATGGGCGCCACCTACAAGGGCAGATACGTCGGGACCATCGGAGCCTGGGGGTCCTACAGCCTCGATCCCTACAAGCTTCTCACAGTAGGAGAGGGGGGGCTCGTGGTCACGGACGACGAGGAGCTTTACCGGACAATGGAATACTCCCACGACCACGGCCACGTCCACGACAAATCGATCGACCGCGGCGCCGAGCGCAAGAGCGGTCTGGGCATGAACTTCAGGATGAGCGAGATCCAGGGCGCAATCGGTCTGGTCCAGGTGGACAAAATGCTCGGTGCCGTAAAGGCCCTCAGGGAGAACAAGGCCAAGGTCCTGAAATCGGTGGGAGACGTCCCCGGCCTTGTCCGCCGCTCCTTCGCGGACCAGGACGGCGAGATAGCCACCCAGCTGGTCTACATCCTTCCGGACGGAGAGTCTGCGAAGAGGTTCCAGGCCGCCTCCGCCGAGGCCGGAGTGGGGTGCGGTATCCTCTCGGGCAACACCTGGCACTACGCCAGGCATTGGGATTCCCTGAGAGACTGGGCCGAAAGGTCGAGGGCCCGGGGTGTCGATGCTCCCGAGTATCTTCCGGAGGACATGGCGATCACGGAGGGAATCCTCTCCAGGGCGGTGGTCTACGGCATAAGAGTGACCGCCTCGGACGAATCGCTGGAGACCATGGCGAAAGCCATAAAGGCCGGAGCCGCCGCGGCCCTTTAA